A genomic window from Oryctolagus cuniculus chromosome 12, mOryCun1.1, whole genome shotgun sequence includes:
- the C12H15orf48 gene encoding normal mucosa of esophagus-specific gene 1 protein has product MGFFQLLMKKKELIPLVAIMTFAASGASAFALYSFKKTDVIVDRKRNPEPWETVDPNVPQKLVTINQQWKPIEELQKVRKATK; this is encoded by the exons ATGGGCTTTTTCCAACTCCTGATGAAAAAGAAGGAA CTTATTCCTTTAGTGGCCATCATGACCTTTGCGGCGAGTGGAGCCTCAGCGTTCGCCCTGTATTCCTTCAAGAAAACCGACGTGAT TGTTGATCGAAAAAGAAATCCGGAACCCTGGGAGACTGTGGATCCAAATGTACCTCAGAAG CTTGTGACAATCAACCAACAATGGAAACCCATTGAAGAGTTGCAGAAGGTCCGAAAGGCGACCAAATGA